A genomic segment from Micromonospora echinaurantiaca encodes:
- a CDS encoding bifunctional riboflavin kinase/FAD synthetase, whose product MQRWRGYDAAPGGWGRSVVTIGVFDGVHRGHQATIGHAVARARELGVKSVVVTFDPHPAEVVRPGSHPAVLTEPARKAELIEALGVDVLCVVPFTPEFSRLPAEAFVHDVLVEHLHAALVVVGDNFRFGHRAAGDVALLERLGRTFGFGVEAGPLVAEAGTVFSSTYIRSCVDAGDVGAAAAALGRPHRLEGVVVRGDQRGRELGFPTANLLCHRYAAVPADGVYAARLVRRGQREPLAAAVSVGTNPTFSGRERRVEAYALDFTGDLYGERLALDFVAHLRGQIRFDAVEPLIAQIEQDVERTRRALG is encoded by the coding sequence ATGCAGCGGTGGCGGGGGTACGACGCGGCGCCCGGAGGCTGGGGGCGGTCGGTCGTCACCATCGGCGTCTTCGACGGGGTGCACCGGGGGCACCAGGCGACCATCGGGCACGCCGTGGCCCGGGCCCGGGAGCTGGGTGTGAAGTCGGTGGTGGTCACCTTCGACCCGCACCCGGCCGAGGTGGTCCGTCCCGGCTCGCACCCGGCGGTGCTCACCGAGCCGGCCCGCAAGGCGGAGCTGATCGAGGCGCTCGGCGTCGACGTGCTCTGCGTGGTGCCGTTCACCCCGGAGTTCTCCCGGCTGCCGGCCGAGGCGTTCGTGCACGACGTGCTGGTGGAGCACCTGCACGCGGCCCTGGTGGTGGTGGGCGACAACTTCCGCTTCGGGCACCGGGCCGCCGGCGACGTGGCGCTGCTGGAGCGGCTCGGCCGCACCTTCGGCTTCGGCGTGGAGGCCGGTCCGCTGGTCGCCGAGGCGGGCACCGTCTTCTCCTCCACCTACATCCGCTCCTGCGTCGACGCGGGCGACGTGGGCGCGGCGGCCGCCGCGCTGGGCCGCCCGCACCGGCTGGAGGGGGTGGTGGTCCGCGGCGACCAACGCGGCCGCGAGCTGGGCTTCCCCACCGCCAACCTGCTCTGCCACCGGTACGCGGCGGTGCCCGCCGACGGCGTCTACGCGGCCCGGTTGGTGCGCCGCGGGCAGCGTGAGCCGCTGGCCGCCGCGGTGTCGGTCGGCACCAACCCGACCTTCTCCGGGCGGGAGCGGCGGGTGGAGGCGTACGCGCTGGACTTCACCGGTGACCTCTACGGCGAACGGCTGGCCCTGGACTTCGTGGCGCACCTGCGGGGGCAGATCCGGTTCGACGCGGTCGAGCCGCTGATCGCGCAGATCGAGCAGGACGTGGAGCGGACCCGCCGGGCGCTCGGCTGA
- a CDS encoding IS607 family transposase, which produces MGKIYRIGEFAERIGRSTSTVRRWESEGRLVGKRTPSGQRYFDESDVRKVLRPNFAEQARRTVVYCRVSSPGQKNDLAAQVAAMEQFCLARGLAVDEWVSEIGGGMNLRRKKLLALMDAVDRGEVSTIVVAHRDRLARFGVDFLEHVANRNDCEIIAANQESLSPQQELVEDLLSIVHTFSCRLRGLRRFERALKDELPGGGR; this is translated from the coding sequence GTGGGCAAGATCTATCGGATAGGAGAGTTCGCGGAGCGTATCGGGCGGTCGACGAGCACTGTGCGCCGCTGGGAGTCCGAGGGGCGCCTCGTAGGCAAACGCACCCCATCCGGGCAGCGGTACTTCGACGAAAGCGACGTTCGGAAGGTCCTCCGACCCAACTTCGCCGAACAGGCCCGTCGGACCGTCGTCTACTGCCGGGTGTCGTCACCAGGTCAGAAGAATGATCTCGCCGCGCAGGTCGCAGCCATGGAGCAGTTCTGCCTCGCCCGTGGACTTGCGGTCGACGAGTGGGTGTCCGAGATCGGCGGCGGCATGAACCTGCGCCGCAAGAAGCTCCTCGCGCTCATGGACGCCGTGGACCGTGGCGAAGTCAGCACGATCGTGGTAGCGCACCGAGACCGACTGGCCAGGTTCGGGGTCGACTTCCTGGAGCATGTCGCGAACCGCAACGACTGCGAGATCATCGCGGCGAACCAGGAGTCGTTATCGCCGCAGCAGGAGCTTGTTGAGGATCTACTTTCGATCGTGCACACCTTCTCGTGCCGCCTTCGCGGTCTGCGTCGCTTCGAGAGGGCCCTGAAAGACGAGTTGCCAGGCGGTGGCCGGTGA
- the truB gene encoding tRNA pseudouridine(55) synthase TruB, which produces MSTDGLIVVDKPGGMTSHDVVARIRRLARTRRVGHGGTLDPMATGVLVIGVGRATRLLTYVIGAGKGYTGTIRLGQATVTDDAEGDVIATTPAGRVTDDAIRAALAALTGEIDQVPSAVSAIKIDGQRAYKRVREGESVELPARRVTVSRLDVLAIRRAGDVVDVDVAVDCSSGTYIRAIARDAGLALGVGGHLTALRRTAVGGFTLAEAATLDELEQRAPEVVNLPLAAAADRFFPRRDAGADEAKVLSHGGPLDPVGIAGPYAVFDPAGTLIAIVSERDGRARAEIVLAPA; this is translated from the coding sequence GTGAGCACAGACGGTCTGATCGTGGTCGACAAGCCTGGCGGCATGACGTCGCACGACGTGGTGGCGCGGATCCGCCGGCTGGCCCGGACCCGCCGGGTGGGCCACGGCGGCACGCTCGACCCGATGGCCACCGGGGTGCTGGTGATCGGGGTGGGCCGGGCCACCCGGCTGCTGACGTACGTGATCGGCGCGGGCAAGGGCTACACCGGCACCATCCGGCTCGGCCAGGCCACCGTCACCGACGACGCCGAGGGCGACGTGATCGCCACCACCCCGGCCGGCCGGGTCACCGACGACGCGATCCGGGCCGCGCTGGCCGCGCTGACCGGCGAGATCGACCAGGTGCCGAGCGCGGTGAGTGCCATCAAGATCGACGGGCAGCGGGCGTACAAGCGGGTGCGCGAGGGGGAGAGCGTCGAGCTGCCAGCCCGCCGGGTCACCGTGTCCCGGCTCGACGTGCTGGCGATCCGCCGTGCGGGCGACGTGGTGGACGTGGACGTGGCCGTGGACTGCTCGTCCGGGACGTACATCCGGGCCATCGCCCGGGACGCCGGGCTGGCGCTCGGGGTCGGTGGCCACCTGACCGCGCTGCGGCGTACCGCGGTGGGCGGTTTCACCCTCGCCGAGGCCGCCACCCTCGACGAGCTGGAGCAGCGCGCGCCCGAGGTGGTCAACCTGCCGCTGGCCGCGGCGGCCGACCGGTTCTTCCCGCGCCGCGACGCCGGCGCGGACGAGGCGAAGGTGCTCTCCCACGGCGGGCCGCTCGACCCGGTCGGGATCGCCGGCCCCTACGCGGTCTTCGACCCGGCCGGCACGTTGATCGCTATCGTCAGCGAGCGGGACGGTCGGGCCCGCGCGGAGATCGTGCTCGCGCCGGCCTGA
- a CDS encoding MATE family efflux transporter, whose translation MSQDTLTATRSASPRRIAALALPALVVLAAEPLYVLVDTAVVGHLGRVPLAALAVGGTVMTLTAWLGTVVAYGTTGRSARRFGAGDRAAAVAEGVQASWLALGVGLLVAVGMQLGGGALARTLAGGTGEVADAAAQWLRIAALGAPGLLLAAAGNGWLRGIQDTRRPLWFVLGPNLLSAVLCPVLVYPVGLGLAGSAVANAIAQTISGGLFAAALVGERIALRPRPRLIRHQLVLSRDLLIRGVAFQASFLSATAVAARFGAASVGAHQIALQLWFFTALVLDALAIAAQSLVGAALGAGDAVGARALARRVALLGGACGVVFAVLIAAGAGVVPGWFSSDPQVREQAMVAWPWFVAMQPLAGVVFALDGVLIGAGDVRYLRNLTVVSALGGFLPAIWLAYGLDLGLGGIWAGLTLFIVLRLAALLLRLRSGGWAVVGAVR comes from the coding sequence ATGAGCCAGGACACCCTCACCGCGACGCGGTCGGCGTCACCCCGCCGGATCGCCGCGCTCGCCCTGCCGGCCCTCGTCGTGTTGGCCGCGGAACCGCTCTACGTGCTGGTCGACACCGCCGTGGTGGGGCACCTCGGCCGGGTGCCGCTGGCCGCGCTCGCCGTCGGCGGCACCGTGATGACCCTCACCGCCTGGCTCGGCACCGTGGTCGCGTACGGCACCACGGGTCGTTCGGCGCGACGGTTCGGGGCCGGCGACCGGGCCGCGGCGGTGGCCGAGGGGGTGCAGGCGTCCTGGCTGGCGCTCGGCGTCGGGCTGCTGGTCGCGGTCGGCATGCAGCTCGGCGGGGGCGCGCTGGCGCGTACCCTCGCCGGGGGCACCGGCGAGGTGGCCGACGCCGCGGCGCAGTGGCTGCGGATCGCGGCGCTCGGCGCCCCCGGCCTGCTGCTCGCCGCGGCCGGCAACGGCTGGCTGCGCGGCATCCAGGACACCCGCCGGCCGCTGTGGTTCGTGCTCGGCCCCAACCTGCTCTCGGCGGTGCTCTGCCCGGTGCTGGTCTATCCGGTGGGGCTCGGCCTGGCCGGCTCGGCGGTGGCCAACGCGATCGCCCAGACCATCTCCGGCGGGCTGTTCGCCGCCGCGCTGGTCGGCGAGCGGATCGCCCTGCGGCCCCGGCCGCGGCTGATCCGGCACCAGCTGGTGCTCAGCCGCGACCTGCTGATCCGGGGCGTGGCGTTCCAGGCCAGCTTCCTGTCCGCCACGGCGGTCGCCGCCCGGTTCGGCGCCGCGTCGGTCGGCGCGCACCAGATCGCCCTGCAACTGTGGTTCTTCACCGCGCTGGTGCTCGACGCGCTGGCCATCGCCGCCCAGTCGCTGGTCGGCGCCGCCCTCGGGGCCGGCGACGCGGTCGGCGCCCGCGCGCTGGCCCGCCGGGTCGCGCTGCTCGGCGGGGCCTGCGGGGTGGTGTTCGCGGTGCTGATCGCCGCCGGAGCGGGCGTGGTTCCCGGCTGGTTCAGCTCCGATCCGCAGGTACGCGAGCAGGCCATGGTGGCCTGGCCGTGGTTCGTCGCGATGCAGCCGCTGGCCGGGGTGGTCTTCGCCCTCGACGGCGTGCTGATCGGCGCCGGGGACGTGCGCTACCTGCGCAACCTCACCGTGGTGTCGGCGCTCGGCGGGTTCCTGCCGGCGATCTGGCTGGCGTACGGCCTGGATCTCGGGCTGGGCGGGATCTGGGCCGGGCTGACCCTGTTCATCGTGCTCCGACTGGCCGCCCTGCTGCTGCGGCTGCGCTCCGGCGGCTGGGCCGTGGTCGGCGCGGTGCGCTGA
- a CDS encoding RNA-guided endonuclease TnpB family protein, translating to MKVTRIAYSARLNPGKYVALLEQARRLGRVRSVVWQRFGSVAGAALRDRQVRDRWLADGAAWRFGVPANAWKETLRDAMADIAANREAAKADVRRTVARRTVDPVERKRLFALLKADRWAEDAYLSRLMRRRWRRGKNHTHDQIIVRADKARTYTLTDGGNVWLAVPGLEPRKPVMVPLSTTVAPSGTLRLILRGGRVEVHYQYDAADMPSSRRPCGDRKIGVDKGYTEALTDSDGDHHGANLGALLTAASDRLTQRNRRRAKLRSIANNATQRGKHAKAARIKANNLGTAKRDRQATRRRAQIRTEIFTAAHSVVDKANLVVAEDLTQTFAGRKKLGKNMSRRLAAWTKGVTAEALENVSERRGSAFVLVNAAYTSQVCPRCGGLGHRDGDRLHCTGCGVVWQADHAAAINVLRRHGDPDITLHTPHKRVKGILRARADRHRIRLPIQDSSRANDGGERIIQPRPSLHRGER from the coding sequence GTGAAGGTCACCCGCATCGCCTACTCGGCTCGCCTCAACCCGGGCAAGTATGTTGCTCTGCTAGAGCAGGCGCGGCGCCTTGGCCGGGTCAGGTCCGTGGTGTGGCAGCGATTCGGCTCCGTCGCCGGAGCGGCGTTGCGGGACCGGCAGGTCCGCGATCGGTGGCTGGCCGACGGCGCCGCATGGCGGTTCGGGGTGCCGGCGAACGCGTGGAAGGAGACCCTTCGTGATGCGATGGCCGACATCGCCGCGAACCGCGAGGCCGCGAAGGCTGACGTTCGTCGCACGGTCGCCCGACGGACGGTTGATCCGGTCGAGCGGAAGCGGTTGTTCGCCCTGCTGAAGGCCGACCGGTGGGCCGAGGACGCCTACCTGTCCCGGCTGATGCGTAGGCGCTGGCGGCGGGGCAAGAACCACACCCACGACCAGATCATCGTGCGTGCCGATAAGGCGCGCACCTACACCCTGACCGACGGCGGGAACGTGTGGCTTGCCGTCCCGGGCCTTGAACCGCGCAAGCCGGTCATGGTTCCGCTGTCCACGACAGTCGCTCCGTCGGGAACGCTGCGTCTGATCCTGCGTGGCGGCCGCGTCGAGGTCCATTACCAGTACGACGCCGCGGACATGCCGTCGTCGCGGCGACCGTGCGGTGACCGGAAAATTGGTGTCGACAAGGGCTACACCGAAGCGCTCACCGATTCCGACGGCGACCACCACGGTGCCAACCTAGGCGCGCTGCTGACCGCCGCGTCGGACCGACTGACGCAGCGCAACCGGCGTCGTGCGAAACTTCGCTCGATCGCTAACAACGCCACTCAGCGTGGCAAGCACGCCAAAGCCGCCCGCATCAAGGCGAACAACCTCGGCACGGCAAAGCGGGACCGACAGGCTACCCGGCGGCGTGCCCAGATTCGGACGGAGATCTTCACAGCCGCCCACAGCGTGGTCGACAAGGCCAACCTCGTCGTGGCCGAAGACCTCACCCAGACTTTCGCCGGGCGCAAGAAGCTTGGCAAGAACATGAGCCGGCGCCTCGCTGCATGGACGAAGGGTGTCACCGCCGAAGCGCTGGAGAATGTGTCGGAGCGCAGAGGTTCTGCGTTCGTGCTGGTAAACGCCGCCTACACGTCACAAGTTTGTCCTCGATGCGGCGGCCTCGGCCACCGTGACGGGGATCGGCTTCACTGCACCGGTTGCGGGGTCGTGTGGCAGGCGGACCATGCCGCCGCGATCAACGTCCTGCGAAGACACGGTGACCCCGACATCACCCTCCACACCCCCCATAAGCGGGTGAAGGGAATCTTGCGGGCACGGGCCGATCGCCATCGGATCAGACTGCCGATCCAGGACTCTAGCCGGGCTAACGACGGCGGAGAGCGAATCATCCAACCACGCCCATCCCTGCACAGGGGTGAGCGGTGA
- a CDS encoding polyribonucleotide nucleotidyltransferase has protein sequence MTETNLGTQSRTAVIDNGSFGTREVTFSTGRLARQAAGSVIAQLGETVVLSATTAGKQPKEQFDFFPLTVDVEERMYAAGRIPGSFFRREGRPSEDAILTCRLIDRPLRPSFVKGLRNEVQVVETVLALDPQHPYDVVAINAASMSTKLSGLPFSGPIGATRMAHVDGQWVAFPTYEELERATFDMVVAGRALPDGDVAIMMVEAEATDHTVKLVAGGAPAPTEEVVASGLEAAKPAIRELCRAQGELAEVAAKPVAEFPVFLDYQDDAYDAVAELARADVAEALKIAGKADREEALDRIKARVAEELGPRFEGREKELSAALRSLTKSEVRSRVLREQVRIDGRGPRDIRPLTAEVGVLPRVHGSALFERGETQILGVTTLNMLRMEQSLDTLSPEKSKRYMHNYNFPPYSTGETGRVGSPKRREIGHGALAERALIPVLPSREEFPYAIRQVSEALGSNGSTSMGSVCASTLGLLSAGVPLKAPVAGIAMGLISDEVDGKTQYVTLTDILGAEDAFGDMDFKVAGTRDFVTALQLDTKLDGIPSDVLAAALQQAHEARQTILDVMQRAIEAPAEMSDYAPRVTTVKIPVDKIGMVIGPKGQTINAIQDETGAEISIEDDGTIYVGATNGPSAQAAVERINAIANPTLPKVGDRFLGTVVKTAAFGAFVSLLPGRDGLLHISKVGDGKRVEKVEDFLNVGDKVEVEIADIDQRGKIYLDKVRPEGAEAPAEGEAAGGERPAGRDRGDRGPRDRGDRERGGERGGRGPERGEGGEGGERPRRRTRHS, from the coding sequence ATGACCGAGACCAACCTCGGCACCCAGTCCCGCACCGCCGTGATCGACAACGGGTCCTTCGGCACCCGTGAGGTCACCTTCTCCACCGGCCGGCTGGCCCGGCAGGCCGCCGGCTCCGTCATCGCCCAGCTCGGCGAGACGGTGGTCCTCTCCGCCACCACCGCGGGCAAGCAGCCCAAGGAGCAGTTCGACTTCTTCCCGCTGACCGTGGACGTGGAGGAGCGGATGTACGCCGCGGGCCGGATCCCCGGCTCGTTCTTCCGCCGCGAGGGCCGGCCCAGCGAGGACGCCATCCTCACCTGCCGGCTGATCGACCGGCCGCTGCGCCCGTCGTTCGTCAAGGGCCTGCGCAACGAGGTCCAGGTCGTCGAGACCGTCCTGGCCCTCGACCCGCAGCACCCGTACGACGTGGTGGCGATCAACGCCGCCTCGATGTCGACCAAGCTCTCCGGCCTGCCGTTCTCCGGCCCGATCGGGGCCACCCGGATGGCCCACGTCGACGGCCAGTGGGTCGCCTTCCCGACCTACGAGGAGCTGGAGCGGGCCACCTTCGACATGGTGGTGGCCGGCCGGGCGCTGCCCGACGGCGACGTCGCGATCATGATGGTCGAGGCCGAGGCCACCGACCACACCGTGAAGCTGGTCGCCGGCGGCGCCCCCGCCCCGACCGAGGAGGTCGTGGCCAGCGGCCTGGAGGCCGCCAAGCCGGCCATCCGCGAGCTGTGCCGGGCGCAGGGCGAGCTGGCCGAGGTGGCCGCCAAGCCGGTCGCCGAGTTCCCGGTCTTCCTGGACTACCAGGACGACGCGTACGACGCGGTGGCCGAGCTGGCCCGCGCCGACGTGGCCGAGGCCCTGAAGATCGCCGGCAAGGCCGACCGTGAGGAGGCCCTGGACCGGATCAAGGCCCGGGTGGCCGAGGAGCTCGGCCCGCGCTTCGAGGGCCGGGAGAAGGAGCTCAGCGCCGCGCTGCGGTCGCTGACCAAGTCCGAGGTCCGCAGCCGGGTGCTGCGCGAGCAGGTCCGCATCGACGGCCGCGGCCCACGGGACATCCGCCCGCTGACCGCCGAGGTCGGCGTGCTGCCGCGGGTGCACGGCTCGGCGCTGTTCGAGCGGGGCGAGACCCAGATCCTGGGCGTCACCACGCTGAACATGCTGCGCATGGAGCAGTCGCTGGACACCCTCTCCCCGGAGAAGTCCAAGCGCTACATGCACAACTACAACTTCCCGCCGTACTCGACCGGTGAGACCGGCCGGGTCGGCTCGCCGAAGCGGCGCGAGATCGGCCACGGCGCGCTCGCCGAGCGGGCGCTGATCCCGGTGCTGCCCTCGCGCGAGGAGTTCCCGTACGCCATCCGGCAGGTCTCCGAGGCGCTCGGCTCCAACGGCTCCACCTCGATGGGCTCGGTCTGCGCCTCGACGCTGGGCCTGCTCAGCGCGGGTGTGCCGCTGAAGGCGCCGGTCGCCGGCATCGCCATGGGCCTGATCTCCGACGAGGTCGACGGCAAGACCCAGTACGTGACGCTGACCGACATCCTCGGCGCCGAGGACGCGTTCGGCGACATGGACTTCAAGGTCGCCGGCACCCGGGACTTCGTGACCGCGTTGCAGCTCGACACCAAGCTCGACGGCATCCCGTCCGACGTGCTGGCCGCCGCGCTCCAGCAGGCCCACGAGGCCCGGCAGACCATCCTCGACGTGATGCAGCGGGCGATCGAGGCGCCGGCCGAGATGTCCGACTACGCGCCGCGGGTCACCACCGTCAAGATCCCGGTCGACAAGATCGGCATGGTGATCGGCCCGAAGGGGCAGACCATCAACGCCATCCAGGACGAGACCGGCGCCGAGATCTCCATCGAGGACGACGGCACCATCTACGTCGGCGCCACCAACGGCCCGTCGGCGCAGGCGGCGGTGGAGCGGATCAACGCGATCGCCAACCCGACCCTGCCCAAGGTCGGCGACCGGTTCCTCGGCACCGTGGTGAAGACGGCCGCGTTCGGCGCGTTCGTCTCGCTGCTGCCGGGCCGCGACGGTCTACTGCACATCTCCAAGGTGGGCGACGGCAAGCGGGTCGAGAAGGTCGAGGACTTCCTCAACGTCGGCGACAAGGTCGAGGTCGAGATCGCCGACATCGACCAGCGCGGCAAGATCTACCTGGACAAGGTCCGCCCGGAGGGCGCCGAGGCGCCGGCCGAGGGCGAGGCCGCCGGTGGCGAGCGGCCGGCCGGCCGGGACCGGGGCGACCGGGGCCCGCGCGACCGGGGTGACCGCGAGCGCGGCGGCGAGCGGGGCGGCCGTGGCCCGGAGCGGGGCGAGGGTGGCGAGGGCGGCGAGCGTCCGCGCCGCCGGACCCGGCACAGCTGA
- the rpsO gene encoding 30S ribosomal protein S15, whose translation MALDQEAKAKIRAEYATAEGDTGSPEVQVAVLTKRIAELTEHLKVHKHDHHSRRGLLLLVGRRRRLLNYVQKKDINRYRSLIERLGLRR comes from the coding sequence ATGGCGCTCGACCAGGAAGCCAAGGCCAAGATCCGCGCGGAGTACGCGACCGCCGAGGGCGACACCGGTTCGCCGGAGGTGCAGGTCGCGGTCCTGACCAAGCGGATCGCGGAGCTCACCGAGCACCTGAAGGTGCACAAGCACGACCACCACAGCCGCCGCGGGCTGCTGCTGCTGGTCGGCCGCCGCCGTCGGCTGCTCAACTACGTCCAGAAGAAGGACATCAACCGCTACCGGTCGCTCATCGAGCGGCTCGGTCTGCGCCGGTGA